Proteins from a single region of Pseudomonas sp. 10S4:
- the fis gene encoding DNA-binding transcriptional regulator Fis, whose translation MTMMTETLVSGTTPVSDNVNLKQHLNTPSEEGQTLRGSVEKALHNYFAHLEGAAVTDVYNLVLSEVEAPLLECVMNYVKGNQTKASELLGLNRGTLRKKLKQYDLL comes from the coding sequence ATGACGATGATGACCGAGACTTTAGTGAGTGGAACAACACCCGTGAGCGACAACGTGAATTTGAAACAGCACCTCAATACGCCGAGCGAAGAAGGTCAGACCCTTCGCGGGAGTGTCGAGAAGGCGCTGCACAATTATTTCGCCCACCTTGAGGGCGCTGCCGTCACGGATGTGTACAACCTGGTGCTCTCCGAAGTCGAGGCTCCCCTGCTCGAGTGCGTGATGAACTACGTCAAGGGCAACCAGACCAAGGCCAGCGAGCTGCTCGGGCTGAACCGGGGCACGCTGCGCAAGAAACTCAAGCAGTACGATTTGCTGTAA